A single region of the Ziziphus jujuba cultivar Dongzao chromosome 10, ASM3175591v1 genome encodes:
- the LOC107405685 gene encoding PRA1 family protein E, with product MAQDDGARLLEFFNCPSTFGEATKRVEHNPYYFRISYSIAILYILLIRILWHPLSIVIFAVCFLGWLAIGYVCNVDPNELINCTIDYHVFMAVLWVLILFALISTGFWLNVLVSILIGSVEDLYYVELIQ from the coding sequence ATGGCGCAAGATGATGGAGCTCGTTTGCTGGAGTTCTTCAACTGTCCCAGCACCTTCGGCGAAGCCACAAAACGTGTGGAGCACAATCCTTACTACTTCCGCATCAGTTACTCCATCGCCATCCTCTACATCCTCTTGATCAGAATCTTATGGCACCCACTCTCCATAGTCATCTTCGCCGTCTGCTTCCTTGGCTGGCTGGCAATCGGATACGTGTGCAATGTAGATCCAAATGAGCTCATAAACTGCACAATCGATTACCACGTGTTCATGGCTGTTCTTTGGGTCCTCATCCTTTTCGCTCTGATCTCTACCGGTTTCTGGCTCAATGTCTTGGTTTCGATCCTGATTGGTTCTGTGGAGGATCTGTATTATGTGGAACTGATACAGTGA
- the LOC125420893 gene encoding PRA1 family protein E has product MASTSWNAMALSLAEDQDAHLLEFFNCPSTFGEAIMRVKHNLYYFRFSYSIVILFILFTSLLWNPLAIVVFTIFFFGWLVGYCCNDDLIDLINCNVDCRGFLAVLWVLTLFALISTGFWLNVLVSTSIGFVLVGIHALFRSTDDLYVELQ; this is encoded by the coding sequence ATGGCTTCGACCAGCTGGAATGCCATGGCGTTGTCTCTGGCGGAAGATCAAGACGCGCATTTGCTGGAGTTCTTCAACTGTCCCAGCACCTTTGGCGAAGCCATAATGCGTGTGAAGCACAACCTTTACTACTTCCGCTTCAGTTACTCCATCGTCATCCTCTTTATCCTCTTCACCAGCCTCTTATGGAACCCCCTCGCCATCGTCGTCTTCACCATCTTCTTCTTTGGCTGGTTGGTCGGTTACTGCTGTAACGACGATCTAATTGATCTCATAAACTGCAATGTCGATTGCCGCGGGTTCTTGGCTGTTCTTTGGGTCCTCACCCTTTTTGCTCTGATCTCTACCGGTTTCTGGCTGAATGTCTTAGTTTCAACCTCGATTGGTTTTGTGCTTGTTGGAATTCACGCCCTGTTTAGGAGTACGGATGATCTGTACGTGGAACTGCAATAA